A part of Streptomyces sp. NBC_01451 genomic DNA contains:
- a CDS encoding helix-turn-helix domain-containing protein, which produces MAAKTGPTIRRMQLGQELRRLREQVERDDGTGKGMTRAQAVRGTSVSESTLHRVEKGLTSLPKVQDLKELLDRYGVGDPDDVEFLLDIHKNSLNRGWWSPYRTFMPSGFNISLGLEGDAKILRVYQPDVMFGLFQTSAYARAQFEAAKPIDERTTEFVERNVEIRMRRKEAITRTDSPVEVHAILDEAVLRRVFGGPEVMREQYTHLVELAALEHVTVQILPLSQPVYRCSQNFMLMEFAAPLPTVVSVDGFSAVGVTDKDTEIWAYKRRFDAMRAEAGGPRETPEFLKRATRELDEV; this is translated from the coding sequence GTGGCAGCGAAGACGGGGCCGACGATTCGGCGGATGCAGCTTGGCCAGGAGCTGCGGCGGTTGCGTGAGCAGGTCGAGAGGGACGACGGCACGGGCAAGGGGATGACCAGGGCCCAAGCGGTCAGAGGCACCAGCGTTTCCGAGTCGACGCTGCATCGGGTGGAGAAGGGGCTGACCAGCCTTCCCAAGGTTCAGGACCTCAAGGAACTGCTGGATCGGTACGGGGTCGGCGACCCGGACGACGTGGAGTTCCTGCTCGACATCCACAAGAACTCGCTGAACCGGGGCTGGTGGTCGCCGTACCGCACCTTCATGCCGTCCGGCTTCAACATCAGCCTGGGACTCGAAGGCGATGCCAAGATCCTGAGGGTCTATCAGCCCGATGTCATGTTCGGCCTGTTCCAGACGTCGGCGTATGCGCGGGCGCAGTTCGAGGCAGCCAAGCCGATCGACGAGCGTACGACCGAGTTTGTCGAGCGGAACGTCGAGATCAGGATGCGTCGCAAGGAGGCCATCACTCGAACCGACAGTCCGGTCGAAGTGCACGCGATTCTCGACGAAGCAGTGCTCAGGCGGGTGTTCGGCGGTCCGGAGGTGATGCGGGAGCAGTACACGCACCTGGTGGAACTGGCTGCGTTGGAGCATGTCACCGTGCAGATCCTGCCGCTGAGTCAGCCGGTCTACCGATGCAGCCAGAACTTCATGCTCATGGAATTCGCGGCTCCGCTGCCCACGGTGGTGAGCGTCGACGGTTTCAGCGCGGTGGGCGTCACCGACAAGGACACGGAGATCTGGGCGTACAAGCGCCGGTTCGATGCCATGCGAGCTGAAGCTGGCGGACCCAGGGAAACCCCTGAATTCCTGAAGCGAGCAACACGAGAGTTGGACGAAGTATGA
- a CDS encoding maleylpyruvate isomerase family mycothiol-dependent enzyme, translated as MPPAAKKPKPRTRTYDPVKTRTAVLTQYANIRTAALTLTPDQLALPTRLGDWTVRDLVAHIAMAVGSIGLALDRDEPAKAEIGVLDYTSVTAPFAEAIAAGSRDLAERTPDINALLARTEEGLTERLTGVADTRVLAVRVGAVTLTDYLVTRTVELIVHTDDLNAAVPGLDVPYDKQALATCTRLLADALAARAPGGSTEVRIPPYAVVQCVEGPRHTRGTPPNVVETDPLTWIRLATGRVQWADALDKAQVSASGERADLGGLLPLMA; from the coding sequence ATGCCCCCGGCCGCCAAAAAGCCAAAGCCCCGCACCCGCACCTACGACCCCGTCAAAACCCGCACCGCGGTCCTCACCCAGTACGCCAACATCCGTACCGCGGCCCTCACCCTCACCCCCGACCAACTCGCCCTCCCCACCCGCCTGGGCGACTGGACCGTCCGTGATCTGGTCGCCCACATCGCGATGGCCGTCGGCAGCATCGGACTCGCCCTGGACCGGGACGAGCCGGCGAAGGCCGAGATCGGCGTCCTCGACTACACCTCCGTCACCGCTCCCTTCGCCGAGGCCATCGCGGCGGGCAGTCGCGACCTTGCCGAGCGGACCCCCGACATCAACGCCCTCCTCGCCCGTACCGAGGAAGGCCTGACCGAACGCCTCACGGGCGTCGCCGACACCCGCGTTCTCGCGGTCCGGGTCGGCGCCGTCACCCTCACCGACTACCTGGTCACCCGCACCGTCGAACTGATCGTCCACACCGACGACCTGAACGCCGCCGTCCCCGGGCTCGACGTCCCGTACGACAAGCAGGCGCTGGCCACCTGCACCCGCCTTCTCGCAGACGCCCTCGCGGCCAGGGCCCCCGGCGGTTCGACGGAGGTCCGTATCCCGCCGTACGCCGTGGTGCAGTGCGTCGAGGGGCCGAGGCACACCCGTGGCACGCCGCCGAACGTGGTCGAGACCGACCCGCTGACCTGGATCCGCCTGGCCACCGGCCGGGTCCAGTGGGCCGACGCCCTCGACAAGGCCCAGGTCAGCGCGAGCGGCGAACGCGCCGACCTCGGCGGGCTGCTGCCCCTCATGGCCTGA
- the purF gene encoding amidophosphoribosyltransferase, producing MPRGDGRLSHDLLPGEKGPQDACGVFGVWAPGEEVAKLTYFGLYALQHRGQESAGIAVSNGSKILVFKDMGLVSQVFDETSLGALKGHIAVGHARYSTTGASTWENAQPTFRATGHGSIALGHNGNLVNTAQLAEMVADLPKQHDGRTPRVAATNDTDLLTALLAAQTDDDGKPLTIEDASARILPQVKGAFSLVFMDEHTLYAARDPQGIRPLVLGRLERGWVVASESAALDICGAAYVREIEPGEFVAIDENGLRTSRFAEAKPKGCVFEYVYLARPDTDIAGRNVYLSRVEMGRKLAKEAPVEADLVIATPESGTPAAIGYAEASGIPFGAGLVKNAYVGRTFIQPSQTIRQLGIRLKLNPLKEVIKGKRLVVVDDSIVRGNTQRALVRMLREAGAAEVHIRISSPPVKWPCFFGIDFATRAELIANGMTIDEIGTSLGADSLSYISLDGMIEATTIAKPNLCRACFDGEYPMELPDPELLGKQLLETELAAGPAATAAADAIRRP from the coding sequence GTGCCACGTGGTGACGGTCGACTCAGTCATGATCTGCTCCCCGGCGAGAAAGGCCCCCAGGACGCTTGCGGCGTCTTCGGGGTCTGGGCCCCCGGCGAAGAGGTCGCCAAGCTCACTTACTTCGGGCTCTACGCCCTACAGCATCGAGGCCAGGAATCCGCGGGAATCGCGGTCAGCAACGGCTCCAAGATCCTCGTCTTCAAGGACATGGGCCTTGTCTCCCAGGTCTTCGACGAGACCTCGCTCGGCGCGCTCAAGGGTCATATCGCGGTCGGTCACGCCCGCTACTCGACCACTGGCGCCTCCACCTGGGAGAACGCCCAGCCCACCTTCCGCGCGACCGGCCACGGCTCCATCGCCCTCGGCCACAACGGCAACCTCGTCAACACGGCGCAGCTCGCCGAGATGGTCGCCGACCTGCCCAAGCAGCACGACGGCCGCACTCCGCGCGTCGCCGCGACCAACGACACCGATCTGCTGACGGCCCTCCTGGCCGCCCAGACCGACGACGACGGCAAGCCGCTGACCATCGAGGACGCCTCCGCGCGGATCCTTCCGCAGGTCAAGGGCGCCTTCTCCCTCGTCTTCATGGACGAGCACACGCTGTACGCCGCCCGCGACCCACAGGGCATCCGCCCCCTGGTCCTGGGCCGGCTGGAGCGCGGCTGGGTCGTCGCCTCCGAGTCCGCAGCCCTCGACATCTGCGGCGCCGCCTATGTGCGCGAGATCGAGCCGGGCGAGTTCGTCGCCATCGACGAGAACGGTCTGCGTACATCGCGATTCGCGGAAGCGAAGCCCAAGGGCTGCGTCTTCGAGTACGTCTACCTCGCCCGCCCGGACACCGACATCGCCGGCCGGAACGTGTACCTCTCGCGCGTCGAGATGGGCCGGAAACTCGCCAAGGAAGCCCCGGTCGAGGCCGACCTGGTGATAGCGACCCCGGAATCCGGCACCCCGGCCGCCATCGGGTACGCCGAGGCCTCCGGCATCCCCTTCGGAGCCGGACTGGTCAAGAACGCCTATGTCGGACGTACGTTCATCCAGCCCTCCCAGACGATCCGCCAGCTGGGTATCCGGCTGAAGCTGAACCCGCTGAAGGAAGTCATCAAGGGCAAGCGTCTGGTCGTCGTCGACGACTCGATCGTGCGCGGCAACACCCAGCGGGCGCTCGTGCGCATGCTGCGGGAGGCCGGCGCGGCGGAGGTCCACATCCGGATCTCCTCGCCCCCCGTCAAGTGGCCCTGCTTCTTCGGCATCGACTTCGCCACCCGCGCCGAACTCATCGCCAACGGCATGACGATCGACGAGATCGGCACCTCGCTCGGCGCCGACTCCCTCTCGTACATCTCCCTCGACGGCATGATCGAGGCGACCACCATCGCCAAGCCGAACCTGTGCCGCGCCTGCTTCGACGGTGAGTACCCGATGGAGCTTCCGGACCCCGAACTGCTCGGCAAGCAGCTCCTGGAGACCGAGCTGGCCGCAGGGCCCGCCGCCACGGCCGCGGCCGACGCGATCCGTCGCCCGTAG
- the purM gene encoding phosphoribosylformylglycinamidine cyclo-ligase has translation MSATNSASGASYAAAGVDIEAGDRAVELMKEWVKKTQRPEVLGGLGGFAGLFDASALKRFERPLLASATDGVGTKVDIARQLGVYDTIGHDLVAMVMDDIVVCGAEPLFMTDYICVGKVHPERVAAIVKGIAEGCVLAGCALVGGETAEHPGLLGPDDFDVAGAGTGVVEADRLLGADRIRTGDAVIAMAASGLHSNGYSLVRHVLLKQGGLSLDAHIDDFGHTLGEELLVPTKIYSLDCLALTRTTDVHAYSHITGGGLAANLARVIPDTLHAIVDRSTWTPAPVFDLVGKTGSVERLELEKTLNMGVGMIAIVPEDSADVALATLADRGVEAWVAGEITDRDTHTTGAELVGDYARG, from the coding sequence ATGTCTGCGACCAACTCTGCTTCCGGCGCTTCCTACGCGGCCGCCGGCGTCGACATCGAAGCGGGCGACCGCGCCGTCGAGCTGATGAAGGAGTGGGTGAAGAAGACGCAGCGCCCCGAGGTCCTCGGCGGCCTCGGCGGCTTCGCCGGCCTCTTCGACGCCTCAGCCCTGAAGCGCTTCGAGCGCCCGCTGCTCGCCTCCGCGACCGACGGCGTCGGCACGAAGGTCGACATCGCCCGGCAACTCGGCGTGTACGACACCATCGGCCACGACCTGGTCGCCATGGTGATGGACGACATCGTGGTCTGCGGCGCCGAACCGCTGTTCATGACCGACTACATCTGCGTCGGCAAGGTCCACCCCGAGCGTGTCGCCGCGATCGTCAAGGGCATCGCCGAGGGCTGCGTACTGGCCGGATGCGCTCTGGTCGGCGGCGAGACGGCCGAACACCCGGGTCTGCTCGGTCCGGACGACTTCGACGTCGCCGGCGCCGGTACGGGCGTCGTGGAGGCCGACCGGCTGCTCGGCGCGGATCGCATCCGTACGGGTGACGCGGTGATCGCCATGGCGGCCTCCGGGCTTCACTCGAACGGGTACTCGCTGGTCCGGCATGTGCTGCTGAAGCAGGGCGGACTGTCCCTGGACGCGCACATCGACGACTTCGGGCACACCCTCGGCGAGGAGCTCCTGGTCCCCACCAAGATCTACTCCCTGGACTGCCTGGCCCTCACCCGGACCACCGACGTCCACGCCTACTCCCACATCACCGGCGGCGGCCTGGCCGCCAACCTGGCCCGTGTGATCCCGGACACCCTCCACGCGATCGTCGACCGCTCCACCTGGACCCCGGCCCCGGTGTTCGACCTCGTCGGGAAGACGGGTTCCGTCGAACGCCTGGAGCTGGAGAAGACCCTGAACATGGGCGTCGGCATGATCGCGATCGTCCCCGAGGACTCGGCGGACGTGGCCCTCGCCACCCTGGCGGACCGGGGCGTCGAGGCCTGGGTGGCCGGCGAGATCACCGACCGCGACACCCACACGACAGGCGCGGAGCTGGTCGGCGACTACGCCCGCGGCTAG
- a CDS encoding META domain-containing protein, producing the protein MLPFAAACGSEKDSGGSQTVGTGTGTGAGSGTSDVTGVHWTVDDLTVDGKKSAAPASAWLEIDKNGKVSGNLGCNGFGADATVDGDGISFAQFLSTDMACGNDPMTFESNLTKALKDGTLTAKATEAAAKNPKQLTLTTKTGDTIHLTEEKAAPLSGTKWTITTLGATSDSDGNGDSQAVAPLPSAAEAYLVFDQKKGTVSGKVGCNNVSAEATVSDGDITFGSPATTRRMCDGSLMEVEKELLKIFDGKTAYKIDHRNLSLTSVNGTTVSANAAD; encoded by the coding sequence GTGCTCCCCTTCGCCGCGGCCTGTGGCAGCGAGAAGGACAGCGGCGGCAGCCAGACCGTCGGCACAGGGACGGGGACGGGGGCAGGCTCCGGAACATCGGATGTCACCGGCGTCCACTGGACCGTCGACGATCTCACCGTCGACGGGAAGAAGAGTGCGGCCCCCGCGAGCGCCTGGCTGGAGATCGACAAGAACGGCAAGGTCAGCGGCAACCTCGGGTGCAACGGCTTCGGGGCGGATGCCACCGTCGACGGCGACGGGATCTCCTTCGCACAGTTCCTGTCGACCGACATGGCCTGTGGGAACGACCCGATGACCTTCGAGAGCAACCTCACCAAGGCCCTCAAGGACGGCACCCTCACCGCCAAGGCCACCGAAGCCGCCGCCAAGAACCCCAAGCAGCTCACTCTCACCACGAAGACCGGTGACACCATCCACCTCACCGAAGAGAAGGCCGCCCCTCTCTCCGGCACCAAGTGGACGATCACGACACTCGGTGCCACCAGCGACAGCGACGGCAACGGTGACAGTCAGGCCGTCGCCCCCCTGCCCTCCGCCGCCGAGGCCTATCTCGTCTTCGACCAGAAGAAGGGGACCGTCAGCGGCAAGGTTGGTTGCAACAACGTTTCTGCTGAGGCCACGGTCAGCGACGGCGATATCACTTTCGGCAGCCCGGCGACCACCCGAAGGATGTGCGACGGCTCACTCATGGAGGTCGAGAAGGAGCTGCTGAAGATCTTCGACGGAAAGACGGCGTACAAGATCGATCACCGCAACCTCTCTCTGACCAGCGTAAACGGGACCACCGTCAGCGCGAACGCCGCCGACTGA
- a CDS encoding DUF397 domain-containing protein — MSTHPKALEVADDDSWFKSSYSDETGGTCVEVAHLTPAPAYIGIRDSKFPEGPALLLPPQAFTALLDHLRS; from the coding sequence ATGAGTACTCACCCCAAAGCCCTCGAAGTGGCCGACGATGACTCCTGGTTCAAGTCGTCCTACAGCGACGAAACAGGCGGCACCTGCGTAGAAGTCGCCCACCTCACCCCCGCCCCCGCCTACATAGGCATCCGCGACTCCAAGTTCCCCGAAGGCCCCGCCCTCCTCCTCCCCCCACAAGCCTTCACCGCCCTGCTCGACCACCTCCGGAGCTGA